From one Lotus japonicus ecotype B-129 chromosome 3, LjGifu_v1.2 genomic stretch:
- the LOC130749293 gene encoding ER lumen protein-retaining receptor A-like — translation MGTKKDSPMMNVLFEWLRKGSKRVKIILGAFLLVFAIVALKLIYNPIYFFIASRSIHFVGIIVLIHKLFSRKTCSGLSLKTQEITALSLLTRLSFDLLMVGNIYALLDFITLVATLLVIWAIRFKLKSSYAKEFDSLRRSFVVVPCAILAVLIHPYSYHYHLNRISWAFSSYLRAVSVLPQLHYLQNAKMVETLTGYYVFALGISRFLLFAHWVIQCYENPRSYLRLVENGSLWLIISLLSELVQTFILADFCYYYMKSFIQGQLLRKMPI, via the exons ATGGGAACAAAGAAGGATTCTCCAATGATGAATGTTTTGTTTGAATGGTTGAGGAAGGGATCTAAGAGAGTGAAGATCATTTTGGGGGCATTTCTTTTGGTTTTTGCAATTGTGGCTCTAAAGTTAATTTATAATCCGATCTATTTCTTCATAGCTTCTCGATCAATTCATTTTGTTGGGATTATTGTTCTCATACACAAGCTCTTTTCCCGCAAGACCTGCTCAG GTTTATCACTTAAGACCCAAGAGATCACAGCTTTATCCCTATTAACGAGATTAAGCTTTGACTTGTTGATGGTGGGTAACATCTACGCTTTGCTAGATTTCATTACTCTCGTGGCCACGTTACTTGTAATATGGGCAATAAGGTTCAAGTTGAAGTCATCCTATGCCAAAGAGTTTGATAGCTTGAGACGATCGTTTGTT GTGGTTCCTTGTGCAATCCTTGCGGTCTTAATCCACCCTTATTCATACCATTATCACTTAAATCGAATCTCTTGGGCATTCAGCTCGTATTTGAGAGCTGTTTCAGTTCTTCCTCAACTTCATTATTTGCAAAATGCAAAG aTGGTTGAAACACTTACGGGATACTATGTATTTGCTCTTGGGATTTCAAGATTCTTGTTATTTGCTCATTGGGTTATTCAG TGTTATGAGAATCCAAGGTCATATCTTCGTCTTGTTGAGAATGGAAGCTTATGGCTCATCATATCTCTTTTGTCCGAGTTGGTTCAAACATTCATCTTGGCAGACTTTTGTTACTATTACATGAAAAG CTTCATACAAGGACAACTTTTAAGGAAAATGCCTATTTAA
- the LOC130749456 gene encoding ER lumen protein-retaining receptor-like yields the protein MGTKRDSPMMNVLFEWLRKGSKRVKIILGALLLVFAIVALKFTIYNPLHFYIASRVIHFAGIVVLIQKLFSRKTCSGLSVKTQEITALSLLSRLNFRLLMVGSIYVVLDFISLVATLLVIWAMRFKLKSSYVKELDTLRRSFVVVPCAILAILIHPYTIHSRLNRISWAFGTYLEAISVLPQLHYLQNAKMVETFTGYYVFALGVSRFFLFAHWLIQSYENPRLYFLLVENGNVWLILALLSELVQTFILADFCYYYMKSFIQGQLLRKMPI from the exons ATGGGTACAAAGAGGGATTCTCCAATGATGAATGTTTTGTTTGAATGGTTGAGGAAGGGATCTAAGAGAGTGAAGATCATTTTGGGGGCATTGCTTTTGGTTTTTGCGATTGTGGCTCTAAAGTTCACTATCTATAATCCGTTGCATTTCTACATAGCCTCTCGAGTAATTCATTTTGCTGGGATTGTTGTTCTTATACAGAAGCTCTTTTCCCGCAAGACCTGCTCTG GATTATCAGTTAAGACCCAAGAGATCACAGCTTTATCCCTATTATCGAGATTAAACTTTAGGTTGTTGATGGTGGGTAGCATCTACGTTGTGCTAGATTTCATATCTCTCGTGGCTACGTTACTTGTTATATGGGCAATGAGGTTCAAGTTGAAGTCATCCTATGTCAAAGAGCTTGATACCTTGAGACGATCGTTTGTG GTGGTTCCTTGTGCAATCCTTGCGATCCTAATCCACCCTTATACAATTCATTCTCGCTTAAATCGAATCTCTTGGGCATTCGGCACGTATTTAGAAGCTATTTCAGTTCTTCCTCAACTTCATTATTTGCAAAATGCAAAG ATGGTTGAAACATTTACGGGATATTATGTATTTGCTCTTGGGGTTTCAAGATTCTTCCTATTTGCTCATTGGCTTATTCAG AGTTATGAGAATCCAAGGTTATATTTTCTTCTAGTTGAGAATGGCAACGTGTGGCTCATTCTAGCTCTTTTGTCAGAGTTGGTTCAAACATTCATCTTGGCAGACTTTTGTTACTATTACATGAAAAG CTTTATACAAGGACAACTTCTAAGGAAAATGCCTATTTAA
- the LOC130749795 gene encoding ninja-family protein 4 — protein MVEVEEIELDLGLSIGGTFRKPIDNPNSKPVLFDLDPRNDHRVDSAHAKPVLREAALRRMEEVKKKLEQKRGVGESEPECEPACKKGKTTGFLDGGVTVSWTTPFCVQQQPYAATVQYVPLSNGLALPCWVANEKNVGGGVDGVKGGDGKAKSNGSSRCSSSAVSDYQCSSREDGGSTDSHSHSANSLAEPTQLNSSKEANIRNQPEESDSSPPVKSQQYGNNVQEEKQSVRQTQSNVVTRPEPVKLREENAENRKTLSMPNSKPLSNENSSNGTLKESKDEILGKPPLPKPLSQASSLPQMPYVSTKGNGPNGRTVNGFLYRYTNSEVSIVCVCHGSTFSPAEFVQHAGGTDITHPLKHITVIPSAFG, from the exons ATGGTGGAAGTTGAAGAGATTGAGCTGGATTTGGGATTGTCCATAGGCGGAACTTTCAGAAAACCTATAGATAATCCCAATTCCAAACCGGTTTTGTTTGATTTGGATCCACGCAACGATCATCGCGTGGATTCAGCTCATGCAAAACCGGTTTTGCGTGAGGCTGCGTTGCGGAGGATGGAGGAGGTGAAGAAGAAGCTAGAGCAGAAGAGGGGAGTTGGAGAGTCCGAACCGGAATGCGAACCGGCGTGTAAGAAGGGAAAGACAACCGGTTTTCTCGACGGCGGCGTGACGGTTTCATGGACGACGCCGTTTTGCGTGCAGCAGCAGCCGTACGCGGCGACGGTGCAGTACGTGCCGTTAAGTAACGGCTTGGCGTTGCCGTGTTGGGTTGCGAACGAGAAGAATGTGGGTGGAGGGGTTGACGGCGTTAAAGGTGGAGATGGGAAAGCGAAGTCTAATGGGTCTTCTAGGTGCAGTTCCTCTGCGGTTTCGGATTACCAATGTTCTTCTCGTGAAG ATGGTGGAAGCACAGACAGCCACAGCCATTCAGCTAATTCTTTGGCAGAACCAACTCAATTGAACAGTTCCAAGGAAGCTAACATCAGAAACCAACCTGAAGAAAGTGATTCATCTCCTCCGGTAAAATCCCAACAATATGGCAACAATGTACAAGAAGAAAAGCAATCTGTGAGGCAAACTCAATCAAACGTCGTCACGCGACCCGAGCCAGTGAAACTCAGGGAAGAAAATGCAGAAAACAGAAAGACACTTTCAATGCCTAATAGTAAGCCTCTTTCTAATGAAAATTCAAGCAATGGCACCTTGAAGGAGAGCAAAGATGAGATATTGGGAAAGCCACCATTACCAAAGCCTCTGTCTCAGGCTTCTTCCCTTCCTCAAATGCCTTATGTATCAACTAAAGGGAATGGACCAAATGGGAGAACAGTTAATGGGTTTCTATACAGATATACAAATTCTGAAGTTAGCATTGTTTGTGTCTGCCATGGAAGCACATTTTCACCTGCTGAGTTTGTGCAGCATGCAGGGGGCACAGACATCACTCACCCTCTAAAACACATTACTGTAATTCCTTCTGCTTTTGGGTGA